Proteins found in one Mucilaginibacter inviolabilis genomic segment:
- a CDS encoding YceI family protein codes for MKKLITILIMGLGMITETMGQTINTEKSVVEFKIRNMGVRTVTGTFKGMEGNVNFSANNPSASEFEVCIKTATINTENKKRDEHLKGADYFDAEKYPTICFKSSQVSRTSDGYLVKGKLMLHGITKYVEFPFKYTQNVFSGSLKLNRLDYKIGGDGTFMVGSNVELTITCRTD; via the coding sequence ATGAAAAAATTAATCACAATACTAATTATGGGTTTAGGAATGATAACAGAAACAATGGGACAAACGATCAATACAGAAAAATCAGTGGTCGAGTTCAAGATTCGTAATATGGGTGTCCGTACAGTAACCGGCACCTTCAAAGGAATGGAAGGGAACGTAAACTTTTCCGCGAACAATCCGTCTGCTTCGGAATTCGAAGTCTGTATCAAAACAGCTACTATTAATACTGAGAATAAAAAAAGAGATGAGCACTTAAAAGGCGCTGATTACTTTGACGCAGAAAAATATCCAACAATTTGTTTCAAATCATCCCAGGTTTCAAGAACCAGCGATGGTTATTTAGTAAAAGGTAAACTAATGCTACATGGAATTACCAAGTATGTAGAGTTCCCCTTTAAGTATACACAAAATGTATTTAGTGGCTCTTTGAAACTAAACCGATTAGATTATAAAATTGGAGGGGATGGGACATTTATGGTTGGGAGTAACGTAGAATTAACCATTACCTGCCGAACAGATTAA
- a CDS encoding winged helix-turn-helix transcriptional regulator — MMKKREHKECLSILQPVRDSLDVINGKWKILILISIWEGNKYFREIERSIPKLSTKVLANELKQLEDHYLITRKIINGFPVRTEYALTEYAKTLENLILELQKWGINHRKKITGRD, encoded by the coding sequence ATGATGAAAAAGAGAGAACATAAAGAATGTTTGTCAATCCTTCAGCCCGTCAGGGACTCATTAGATGTAATTAATGGTAAATGGAAAATTTTGATACTGATTTCTATTTGGGAAGGCAACAAATATTTTCGGGAAATAGAGCGCAGTATTCCTAAACTTTCGACCAAAGTACTGGCAAATGAATTAAAACAGTTGGAAGACCACTATCTGATAACCCGTAAAATAATCAATGGATTTCCTGTCAGGACAGAATACGCATTAACAGAATATGCAAAAACGTTGGAAAACTTGATCCTGGAGCTCCAAAAATGGGGTATCAATCACCGTAAAAAGATCACAGGGCGGGATTAA
- the miaB gene encoding tRNA (N6-isopentenyl adenosine(37)-C2)-methylthiotransferase MiaB has translation MMDLEIPDKTHDESRQGEALVLEPVAGKNNGRKLYIESYGCAMNFSDSEIVASILAEQGFETTADHSLADVIFINTCSIRENAEQRVRNRLKEFTVAKVKNPGLVVGVLGCMAERLKSKFLEEEKLVDVVVGPDAYRNLPELIDQVDSGQKAVNVLLSREETYADISPVRLNSNGINAFVSIMRGCDNMCSFCVVPFTRGRERSRDPKSIIAECTDLFNKGYREVTLLGQNVDSYKWKASSESEVLGSESNENADTTSESTTNFANLLELVALINPDLRVRFSTSHPKDITDDVLYTINQYENICNYIHLPVQSGNSRILEMMNRTYDREWYINRIDAIRRIIPDCAVSTDVITGFCSETDEEHYDTVTMMDYVKYDFAYMFKYSERPGTLAAKRYADDIPEEIKQKRLAQIVAKQQEYSFYRMQARIGKIEKVLIEGYSKKSDKDYCGRSDQNAMVIFPVGDNYKPGEYVNVLIEKTTSATLIGVVVE, from the coding sequence ATGATGGATTTGGAAATTCCGGATAAAACACATGACGAAAGCAGGCAGGGCGAAGCCCTGGTTTTAGAACCTGTAGCCGGTAAAAACAATGGCCGTAAGCTTTATATTGAAAGCTATGGCTGTGCCATGAATTTTTCGGACAGTGAGATAGTTGCATCAATTTTAGCCGAGCAGGGTTTTGAAACCACTGCCGATCATAGCCTTGCCGATGTTATTTTTATAAATACCTGTTCTATCCGTGAAAACGCGGAACAAAGGGTGCGTAATCGTCTTAAAGAATTTACGGTTGCTAAAGTAAAGAACCCCGGCCTGGTGGTAGGGGTGTTGGGCTGCATGGCCGAACGCCTGAAATCGAAATTTTTAGAAGAAGAAAAACTGGTTGACGTAGTGGTTGGTCCGGATGCGTACCGCAACCTACCCGAACTGATTGACCAGGTTGATAGCGGCCAGAAAGCAGTGAACGTACTGCTGTCGCGCGAGGAAACTTATGCCGATATCAGTCCGGTGCGCTTAAATAGCAACGGCATTAACGCCTTTGTATCTATTATGCGTGGCTGCGATAATATGTGCTCGTTTTGCGTAGTACCATTTACCCGCGGCCGTGAGCGTAGCCGCGACCCAAAGTCGATCATAGCTGAGTGTACAGATCTGTTTAACAAAGGTTATCGCGAGGTTACTTTGCTGGGGCAAAATGTGGATTCGTATAAATGGAAAGCAAGTTCTGAGTCGGAAGTTTTAGGCTCTGAGTCAAATGAAAACGCAGATACAACATCAGAGTCCACTACCAATTTTGCTAATTTGCTGGAACTGGTAGCCTTGATCAACCCTGATCTGCGGGTTCGGTTTTCCACCTCGCATCCAAAGGATATCACCGATGATGTATTGTACACCATCAACCAATACGAAAACATTTGCAACTATATTCACCTGCCGGTACAATCGGGCAATAGCCGGATACTGGAGATGATGAACCGCACTTATGACAGGGAGTGGTATATCAACCGTATAGATGCTATCCGTCGTATTATACCAGATTGCGCGGTATCAACCGATGTGATCACTGGTTTTTGTTCAGAAACCGATGAGGAGCATTATGACACCGTAACCATGATGGATTACGTGAAGTATGATTTTGCCTACATGTTCAAGTACAGCGAACGCCCAGGCACTTTGGCCGCGAAACGTTATGCTGATGACATCCCGGAAGAAATAAAACAGAAGCGTCTGGCCCAGATTGTAGCCAAGCAACAGGAGTATTCGTTTTACCGGATGCAGGCACGCATAGGCAAGATAGAAAAAGTGCTGATAGAGGGTTACTCCAAAAAATCAGACAAAGACTATTGTGGCCGCAGCGATCAAAACGCCATGGTGATTTTCCCGGTAGGTGACAACTACAAACCCGGAGAGTACGTGAACGTGTTGATCGAAAAAACAACGTCGGCGACTTTGATAGGAGTAGTGGTAGAATAG
- a CDS encoding four helix bundle protein: MKHNFKSLKIWQRSMDLTDLTYEFCKGLPIDERFNLIDQLNRCSCSIPSNIAEGSGKRTKVHFAEFLTTSLSSAFEVETQLLICERRAYGSEDKLKECLELVIEIQKMIFNFREYILKSND; encoded by the coding sequence GTGAAGCACAATTTTAAAAGTTTGAAAATTTGGCAAAGGTCGATGGACCTAACCGATTTAACTTATGAATTTTGTAAAGGATTACCAATCGATGAACGCTTCAACCTGATTGATCAACTTAACAGATGCTCGTGTTCGATCCCTTCAAATATAGCTGAAGGGTCTGGAAAGAGAACAAAGGTTCACTTTGCCGAGTTTTTAACTACATCGCTTTCATCGGCGTTTGAAGTAGAAACACAATTATTGATATGTGAACGCAGGGCTTATGGCTCTGAGGATAAACTAAAAGAATGTTTAGAATTAGTTATTGAAATTCAAAAGATGATATTCAATTTCAGAGAATATATTTTGAAAAGTAATGATTAA
- a CDS encoding sigma-54 interaction domain-containing protein translates to MDIQEIKQRFGIIGNSPLLNRAINIANQVSPTDISVLITGESGSGKEVFSHIIHQMSPRKHGPFIAVNCGAIPEGTIDSELFGHEKGAYTGAVGERKGYFETVNGGTIFLDEIAEMPLGTQARLLRVLESGQYIKVGSSKVEKTNVRVIAATNVDVYEAVKNGKFREDLYYRLNTVPLRIPPLRDRKEDIYLLFRKFTSDFTDKYRTPPIQLDDEAQQVLVNYSWPGNVRQLKNMAEQLAVLERDRIITAQTLLTYIPHETSNRNLPMRLDNQPKEDFSERDILYKVLFDMKRDMVELKKLVADIIEHGGVAANYSNHSQTINQLYRDIELPGNPEAQFTLQQPVNTVNNSSNNNNVDAYNITHDAEEVEESLSLIEKESDLIRKALKKHKGKRKLAANELGISERTLYRKIKELNL, encoded by the coding sequence ATGGATATACAAGAAATAAAACAACGCTTTGGTATCATTGGCAATTCGCCATTGCTTAACCGGGCTATAAATATTGCTAACCAGGTATCGCCTACAGATATTTCGGTACTGATAACCGGCGAAAGCGGGAGCGGTAAGGAAGTATTCTCGCACATTATACACCAGATGAGTCCGCGTAAACACGGGCCGTTTATTGCGGTGAACTGTGGCGCCATACCAGAGGGTACTATTGATTCGGAATTATTCGGTCACGAAAAAGGTGCCTATACCGGTGCTGTTGGTGAACGTAAAGGCTATTTTGAAACGGTGAACGGCGGTACCATCTTTCTGGATGAAATTGCCGAAATGCCCTTGGGGACACAAGCCCGCTTGTTGCGTGTGCTGGAATCGGGACAATATATTAAGGTGGGTTCGTCAAAAGTAGAAAAAACGAACGTGCGCGTTATTGCGGCTACCAATGTTGATGTGTACGAGGCCGTAAAAAATGGCAAGTTCAGGGAAGATCTTTACTACAGGTTAAACACTGTTCCGTTGCGCATACCACCACTGCGCGACCGGAAGGAAGATATTTACCTGCTTTTTAGAAAATTCACATCGGACTTTACCGACAAATATCGCACGCCACCTATTCAGCTGGATGATGAGGCCCAGCAGGTACTGGTTAATTACTCATGGCCGGGTAACGTGAGGCAGCTTAAAAATATGGCCGAACAGCTTGCTGTACTGGAGCGCGACCGGATCATTACCGCGCAAACGCTGCTTACTTACATCCCACACGAAACCAGCAACCGCAATTTGCCCATGCGTTTGGACAATCAGCCAAAAGAGGATTTTTCTGAAAGGGATATCCTGTACAAAGTGCTGTTTGATATGAAACGCGATATGGTAGAACTGAAAAAGCTGGTAGCGGATATTATAGAGCATGGGGGAGTGGCAGCTAACTACAGCAACCATTCGCAAACCATAAACCAGCTATATCGCGATATTGAACTGCCCGGAAACCCCGAAGCGCAATTTACTTTGCAACAACCCGTTAATACGGTAAATAACAGCAGCAATAATAATAACGTTGATGCCTATAATATAACGCATGATGCCGAAGAGGTAGAAGAATCGTTATCGCTGATTGAAAAAGAATCAGATCTGATACGCAAAGCGTTGAAGAAACATAAAGGCAAACGTAAGCTGGCAGCTAATGAACTAGGCATATCAGAGCGTACACTTTACCGGAAAATAAAAGAATTAAATTTATAA
- a CDS encoding LptE family protein, with amino-acid sequence MKRVFGVIVCSLSLLLSSCYTLRNASIPADMKTLDVQFFENNAPLVVANLSQNFTEGLKTRIRNQSRLSISRNAEADATLSGSIIGYTIAPVSIQAVANNVAPIADANRLTITVRVKFVYNTAKTPADKKLNFDQTFTNYQDYKGDIGAQEQNLIKTITDKITEDIFNKAFSNW; translated from the coding sequence ATGAAAAGAGTTTTTGGGGTTATTGTTTGTTCGTTAAGCCTGTTATTGTCATCCTGCTATACACTCCGGAATGCTTCTATTCCGGCGGATATGAAAACGCTTGATGTGCAGTTTTTTGAAAATAATGCTCCCCTGGTTGTAGCCAACCTGAGCCAAAACTTTACCGAAGGTTTAAAAACCAGGATACGTAACCAAAGCCGGCTAAGTATTTCCCGTAATGCTGAAGCGGATGCTACCTTGTCGGGCAGTATTATAGGGTATACCATTGCTCCGGTTTCTATCCAGGCGGTAGCCAATAACGTAGCGCCTATTGCTGATGCGAACAGGTTAACAATTACTGTAAGAGTTAAATTTGTTTACAATACCGCAAAGACTCCTGCCGATAAAAAGCTTAACTTTGATCAAACATTTACCAATTATCAGGATTATAAAGGGGATATAGGCGCGCAGGAGCAAAACCTGATAAAAACGATAACTGATAAGATAACAGAAGATATTTTTAACAAAGCCTTTTCTAATTGGTAG
- the secG gene encoding preprotein translocase subunit SecG produces MYLVLIIITIIVCILLGLIVLIQNPKGGGLSSNFSSSSQLMGVQKTGDFLEKGTWVLAISVMVLSLAINVAVKGGSSTNGSNPALKEQIEKASKPTAPASAPLSLPSTPAPAKPETKPAK; encoded by the coding sequence ATGTATTTAGTTTTAATTATCATTACCATTATCGTTTGCATCCTTTTAGGCCTTATTGTGCTGATCCAAAACCCTAAAGGTGGTGGTTTATCATCAAATTTCTCCAGCTCATCACAATTGATGGGTGTACAAAAAACAGGCGATTTCTTAGAAAAAGGTACCTGGGTGTTGGCCATTAGTGTAATGGTTTTATCGCTGGCTATTAACGTGGCTGTAAAAGGTGGTTCGTCAACAAATGGCAGTAACCCGGCATTGAAGGAGCAAATTGAAAAAGCTTCAAAACCAACAGCGCCTGCAAGTGCACCGTTGAGCTTACCTTCAACACCTGCACCTGCTAAACCAGAAACAAAACCGGCTAAATAA
- the groES gene encoding co-chaperone GroES: MSLNIKPIGDRVVVEAAAAEEKTASGIIIPDTAKEKPQRGTIVAVGDGKVDEPLTVKVGDQVLYGKYAGTEITYEGKEYLIMRESDIYAVL; this comes from the coding sequence ATGTCATTAAACATTAAACCAATCGGCGACAGAGTTGTGGTGGAAGCTGCAGCTGCCGAAGAGAAGACCGCTTCGGGAATTATTATCCCGGATACCGCTAAAGAAAAACCTCAGCGTGGAACTATCGTTGCAGTTGGCGATGGTAAAGTAGATGAGCCTTTAACCGTAAAAGTTGGTGACCAGGTTTTATATGGAAAATATGCAGGTACCGAGATTACTTATGAAGGTAAAGAGTATCTGATCATGCGCGAATCTGACATTTACGCGGTACTTTAA
- the groL gene encoding chaperonin GroEL (60 kDa chaperone family; promotes refolding of misfolded polypeptides especially under stressful conditions; forms two stacked rings of heptamers to form a barrel-shaped 14mer; ends can be capped by GroES; misfolded proteins enter the barrel where they are refolded when GroES binds) codes for MAKQVKYNVEARDALKRGVDILANAVKVTLGPKGRNVIIDKKFGSPAITKDGVTVAKEIELKDALENMGAQMVKEVASKTADIAGDGTTTATVLAQAIVTAGIKNVAAGANPMDLKRGIDKAVAEVVKNLQSQSQTVGEDNNKIKQVASISANNDEVIGSLIAEAMAKVGKDGVITVEEAKGTETEVKTVEGMQFDRGYLSPYFVTNADKMEVELENPYILIYDKKISSMKELLPILEKQVQTGKPLLIIAEDLDGEALATLVVNKIRGSLKVAAVKAPGFGDRRKAMLEDIAILTGGTLISEERGYKLENADLSYLGTAEKIVIDKDNTTVINGAGSADEIKGRVGQIKSQIESTTSDYDREKLQERLAKLSGGVAVLYVGAATEVEMKEKKDRVDDALHATRAAVEEGIVAGGGVAFIRAVAALADLKGDNEDENTGIQIIRRAIEEPLRQICENAGIEGSIVVQKVKEGTADFGYNARTDKYENLIGAGVIDPTKVGRVALENAASIAAMLLTTEVVLADDPEDAPAGGPPMGGGGMGGMM; via the coding sequence ATGGCAAAACAAGTTAAATACAATGTTGAAGCACGCGACGCCCTGAAACGCGGTGTTGATATTTTAGCCAATGCGGTTAAAGTAACATTAGGTCCTAAAGGTCGTAACGTAATTATCGATAAAAAATTCGGTTCACCAGCTATCACTAAGGATGGTGTAACTGTGGCTAAAGAAATCGAACTGAAAGATGCTTTAGAGAACATGGGTGCCCAGATGGTGAAAGAAGTAGCTTCAAAAACTGCTGATATTGCCGGTGATGGTACTACTACTGCTACCGTTTTAGCTCAGGCTATCGTTACTGCAGGTATTAAAAACGTTGCAGCCGGCGCTAACCCAATGGATCTGAAACGCGGTATCGACAAAGCTGTTGCAGAAGTTGTTAAAAACCTGCAAAGCCAGTCACAAACCGTTGGCGAAGACAACAACAAAATCAAACAAGTAGCTTCAATTTCTGCTAACAATGACGAGGTTATCGGTTCATTGATCGCTGAAGCTATGGCTAAAGTTGGTAAAGACGGTGTAATCACTGTTGAAGAAGCAAAAGGTACAGAAACTGAAGTTAAAACTGTAGAAGGTATGCAGTTTGACCGTGGTTACCTTTCTCCTTACTTTGTAACCAACGCCGACAAAATGGAAGTTGAATTGGAAAATCCTTACATCCTGATCTACGATAAAAAGATCTCTTCGATGAAAGAATTACTTCCTATTTTGGAAAAACAAGTACAAACCGGTAAACCATTGTTGATCATTGCCGAAGATCTTGACGGCGAAGCTTTAGCTACCCTGGTAGTTAACAAGATCCGTGGTTCACTGAAAGTGGCTGCTGTTAAAGCTCCTGGCTTTGGCGATCGTCGTAAAGCTATGTTAGAGGATATCGCTATCCTGACTGGTGGTACTTTGATTTCTGAAGAAAGAGGTTACAAATTAGAAAACGCTGATCTTTCTTACTTAGGTACTGCTGAGAAAATCGTTATCGACAAAGATAATACTACCGTTATTAACGGTGCTGGTTCTGCCGATGAGATCAAAGGCCGTGTAGGTCAGATCAAATCTCAGATCGAATCAACTACATCTGATTATGACCGCGAAAAATTACAAGAGCGCTTAGCCAAATTATCTGGCGGTGTTGCTGTATTGTACGTAGGTGCTGCTACAGAAGTAGAAATGAAAGAGAAAAAAGACCGTGTTGATGATGCATTACATGCAACACGTGCGGCTGTTGAAGAAGGTATTGTTGCAGGTGGTGGCGTTGCCTTCATCCGTGCGGTAGCTGCTTTAGCCGACCTGAAAGGTGATAACGAAGATGAGAACACTGGTATCCAGATCATCCGTCGTGCTATCGAAGAGCCTTTACGTCAGATCTGCGAAAACGCGGGTATCGAAGGTTCAATCGTTGTGCAAAAAGTTAAAGAAGGCACTGCCGACTTTGGTTACAATGCACGTACCGACAAATACGAAAACCTGATTGGTGCCGGTGTTATCGACCCAACTAAGGTAGGTCGTGTAGCTTTAGAGAACGCAGCTTCAATCGCAGCTATGTTGTTAACAACAGAAGTTGTATTGGCTGATGATCCTGAAGATGCTCCAGCTGGTGGTCCACCAATGGGTGGCGGCGGCATGGGTGGTATGATGTAA
- a CDS encoding mechanosensitive ion channel family protein — protein sequence MNTYKVEDFYKDFHTWLIEHGPKYLGGIIIFFIGLWVIKLIRTRMRNRMIRRGIHSSLQPFFLSLTITALYVLLVIWVMNIIGWEMTIFTTIIGAFSVAAGLALSGTFQNFAGGVLILLLKPFELNDSILAQGQDGKVTSIQMFYTVLLTADNKTVIIPNGKLFNEVIINVTREGTRRLDFEVKVGYANDVEKVRGIIENAISTSPGLLKTPASKVGINSLEIDSIRYMINVWVQPANFLTAKMALQEKIIKDLGAAGVTFPKAG from the coding sequence ATGAATACTTATAAAGTAGAGGACTTTTACAAAGATTTCCACACTTGGCTTATTGAGCACGGCCCTAAATATCTTGGCGGGATCATCATTTTTTTTATTGGCCTTTGGGTAATAAAGCTTATCCGTACTCGGATGCGCAACCGGATGATCAGGAGAGGTATCCACTCATCACTTCAACCCTTTTTTCTGAGCCTTACTATTACCGCGCTTTATGTGCTGCTGGTGATCTGGGTAATGAATATTATTGGTTGGGAAATGACCATCTTCACCACCATTATCGGCGCCTTTAGTGTGGCCGCAGGTTTGGCGCTGTCTGGCACATTTCAAAACTTTGCAGGTGGAGTGCTGATATTATTACTAAAACCATTCGAGCTTAATGATAGTATATTGGCCCAGGGACAGGATGGCAAGGTAACCTCTATACAAATGTTCTACACGGTTTTACTTACTGCTGATAACAAAACAGTCATTATACCTAATGGCAAGCTGTTTAATGAGGTTATTATCAATGTAACCCGCGAAGGCACACGCCGTCTTGACTTTGAAGTAAAGGTAGGTTATGCTAATGATGTTGAGAAAGTGCGGGGCATTATTGAGAATGCGATAAGTACCAGCCCCGGCTTGTTGAAAACACCGGCATCCAAAGTGGGTATCAATAGCCTGGAGATCGACTCCATTAGGTACATGATCAACGTATGGGTTCAGCCAGCCAATTTTTTAACCGCTAAAATGGCTCTACAGGAAAAAATCATCAAAGACCTCGGCGCCGCTGGTGTAACTTTCCCGAAAGCGGGATAG
- a CDS encoding L-serine ammonia-lyase, which produces MQREQISVFDMFKIGIGPSSSHTLGPWRAAQQFVQTLEQQDVLPLVEQVKILLYGSLAKTGRGHGTDIAILLGLSGDDPVTFEVDRITSKIGDITATHKLELGGIQTITFSVVDDLLFLFNESLPFHPNAVTFQAFLSNGKAVSETYYSIGGGFVVKEGGSNQSKQEVDLPFPIDTAADLLHWCIKTGLKISEVVMENELAWRSEQETRSGVLNIFKALKECIYRGCHTTGQLPGGLNVARRAFKLNSKLIGNHTYTNYDEWVLAIRKTGEGFKNILDWVSCFALAVNEENASFGRVVTAPTNGAAGVIPAVLQYYIVFCEGNTEQRIIQFLLTASEIGSIFKKGATISAAMGGCQAEIGVSSAMAAAALTECMGGTQRQVLMAAEIAMEHHLGLTCDPIGGLVQIPCIERNTMGAIKAITASQLALQSNPEKAKVSLDAVVKTMWQTALDMNSKYKETSDGGLAINIPISLPEC; this is translated from the coding sequence ATGCAGAGAGAACAAATTTCGGTTTTTGATATGTTCAAGATAGGCATAGGGCCTTCCAGTTCACACACACTGGGACCCTGGCGGGCAGCACAGCAATTTGTGCAGACACTTGAACAGCAAGATGTTTTACCCCTGGTTGAACAGGTGAAAATATTGCTTTACGGTTCATTGGCTAAAACAGGTCGTGGCCATGGAACCGATATTGCCATATTATTAGGATTGAGCGGTGACGATCCGGTAACTTTTGAAGTTGACCGGATAACGTCTAAAATCGGCGATATCACAGCAACCCATAAATTAGAACTCGGAGGCATTCAAACCATTACTTTTTCAGTGGTCGATGACCTGCTTTTTCTGTTTAACGAAAGCTTGCCTTTTCATCCCAACGCTGTAACTTTCCAGGCATTTTTGAGCAATGGCAAAGCCGTTTCAGAAACTTATTATTCTATAGGTGGTGGTTTTGTGGTGAAAGAGGGTGGCTCGAACCAAAGCAAACAGGAAGTTGATCTGCCTTTTCCTATCGATACTGCTGCCGATCTGCTGCATTGGTGCATCAAAACCGGGTTGAAAATATCCGAAGTGGTGATGGAGAATGAGCTTGCCTGGCGCAGCGAGCAGGAGACCCGTAGTGGTGTTTTAAATATTTTCAAAGCGCTGAAAGAGTGCATTTATCGTGGTTGCCATACCACAGGGCAACTACCAGGTGGCTTAAATGTAGCCAGGCGTGCTTTTAAACTCAATAGCAAATTAATAGGCAATCATACTTATACCAATTACGATGAATGGGTTTTAGCCATTCGTAAAACCGGCGAAGGGTTTAAAAATATATTAGACTGGGTAAGTTGTTTTGCCCTGGCCGTAAATGAGGAGAATGCCTCGTTTGGCAGGGTGGTTACCGCGCCTACCAATGGTGCGGCAGGTGTTATCCCGGCTGTACTACAATACTACATTGTTTTTTGCGAAGGGAATACAGAGCAGCGCATCATTCAGTTTTTACTCACTGCTTCAGAAATTGGCAGCATCTTTAAAAAAGGCGCTACCATATCAGCAGCAATGGGTGGCTGCCAGGCCGAAATTGGCGTATCATCAGCCATGGCAGCCGCTGCGCTTACCGAATGTATGGGCGGTACACAAAGACAGGTACTCATGGCTGCCGAAATAGCGATGGAGCACCACCTCGGCCTCACCTGCGATCCGATAGGTGGTTTGGTGCAGATTCCTTGTATCGAACGCAATACGATGGGGGCAATCAAAGCTATTACTGCCTCGCAACTGGCTTTACAAAGTAACCCTGAAAAAGCAAAGGTAAGTTTAGATGCCGTAGTAAAAACCATGTGGCAAACCGCCCTGGACATGAATTCCAAATATAAGGAAACCTCAGATGGTGGATTAGCTATTAATATTCCTATCAGTTTGCCGGAGTGTTAG
- a CDS encoding DUF5684 domain-containing protein — translation MQDYDPSSAASAGIFMACIIPILIISIISIISMWKIFEKAGKPGWASIIPIYSVIVLLEIIGKPIWWIFLLLIPCTGIVFIPWTINLLSKSFGQGVGFTIGIFFLSFIFLPILAFGNYQYLGPAGAGFVGGGNPFDPSRGYKDPFSNTPPPPQV, via the coding sequence ATGCAAGATTATGATCCTTCTTCAGCAGCCTCAGCCGGAATATTCATGGCCTGTATTATCCCTATATTAATTATTTCCATTATTTCCATTATTAGTATGTGGAAAATATTCGAAAAAGCTGGTAAACCAGGGTGGGCATCTATAATCCCTATCTATAGTGTCATTGTACTTTTAGAAATTATAGGCAAACCTATATGGTGGATATTTCTACTGCTGATTCCATGTACTGGTATTGTTTTTATTCCATGGACCATTAACCTTTTAAGCAAAAGCTTTGGGCAAGGTGTTGGCTTTACCATCGGTATCTTTTTTCTATCGTTTATATTTTTGCCAATATTAGCCTTTGGTAACTACCAATATTTAGGCCCTGCCGGTGCCGGTTTTGTTGGTGGCGGTAACCCATTTGATCCTTCAAGAGGTTATAAAGATCCGTTTAGCAATACCCCGCCTCCACCGCAGGTGTAA
- a CDS encoding DUF2752 domain-containing protein — translation MLFNHIYLQIFCSQTGFIHWLQNHLLPCPFKYLTGIDCPGCGFQRAVVALFQGDLQKSFALYPPTIPLLLFFAYGIADGYFKLDTPKSTIKKTLFMIIGSMVLVSYGIKMWGLYDHYKTSA, via the coding sequence ATGTTATTTAATCATATCTATTTACAAATATTTTGCAGCCAGACTGGTTTTATCCACTGGCTGCAAAATCATTTGCTCCCCTGTCCTTTTAAATACTTAACCGGGATCGACTGCCCTGGCTGCGGTTTCCAACGGGCGGTAGTTGCCCTTTTCCAGGGCGATCTTCAAAAAAGCTTTGCACTATATCCGCCTACTATTCCACTCCTGCTCTTCTTTGCATACGGCATTGCCGATGGCTATTTTAAGTTAGACACACCCAAATCAACCATCAAGAAAACCTTATTTATGATCATAGGCAGTATGGTACTGGTGAGTTATGGTATTAAAATGTGGGGATTATATGACCACTACAAAACATCGGCCTGA